The Edaphobacter sp. 12200R-103 genome contains a region encoding:
- a CDS encoding carbohydrate kinase family protein, with protein sequence MRVLSIGEVLWDHCGAVKTIGGAPLNFSAHLSRLGNTVAILSAVGQDEFGQKALEEIGKLGVDRRFLQSTRSAPTGGTRVTTGQAGEPSSMIIHPAAYEYAKFDPATVQEVCRFAPDWLYIGTLFHSSPHLLEQTLALRQSMNRLRVLYDVNLRRDNWNLQLVERLSHYADIVKMNESEARTLADTINIGGHQSWLNEFCCAWLSRFNLECICISLGSAGCAIAAGNTACVIPCIPISPVDALGAGDAFCAGFLHAWHHGWNVYETGELANFLGRVVATKSGAIPEWSVEECRLLQEQFGIPPLICVPAS encoded by the coding sequence ATGCGCGTTTTAAGCATTGGTGAAGTTCTTTGGGACCATTGCGGCGCGGTGAAAACCATAGGAGGAGCTCCTCTTAACTTTTCTGCGCATCTTTCACGGTTGGGAAATACCGTTGCGATCCTGAGCGCGGTTGGCCAAGACGAGTTTGGTCAGAAAGCACTGGAAGAGATCGGAAAACTAGGTGTTGACCGGCGGTTTCTTCAAAGCACCCGCTCTGCCCCTACTGGCGGTACCCGCGTCACGACTGGACAAGCGGGCGAACCTTCCTCAATGATCATTCATCCCGCTGCCTATGAGTATGCAAAGTTTGATCCAGCGACCGTCCAGGAGGTGTGCAGGTTCGCCCCTGACTGGCTGTATATTGGCACGCTTTTCCATTCGTCTCCCCATCTCCTCGAGCAGACGTTGGCTCTGCGGCAAAGCATGAATCGTCTGCGTGTGCTCTATGACGTCAATCTTCGACGGGATAACTGGAATCTTCAGTTGGTAGAGCGCTTGTCGCATTATGCTGACATCGTGAAGATGAACGAATCGGAGGCGCGAACCTTGGCAGACACGATAAATATTGGCGGTCACCAGAGTTGGCTCAATGAATTTTGCTGTGCATGGCTTAGCCGGTTCAATCTGGAGTGTATTTGTATAAGCCTCGGCTCGGCAGGCTGCGCAATTGCAGCGGGCAATACAGCCTGCGTCATTCCCTGCATCCCGATTTCCCCGGTAGACGCTCTCGGGGCCGGAGATGCCTTCTGCGCAGGCTTTCTACATGCCTGGCATCATGGCTGGAATGTTTATGAGACGGGTGAGCTTGCCAATTTTCTTGGACGAGTGGTCGCCACTAAGTCGGGGGCTATTCCAGAATGGTCGGTGGAGGAATGCCGTCTACTACAGGAGCAGTTCGGCATTCCTCCACTTATATGCGTCCCGGCTAGTTGA
- a CDS encoding GntR family transcriptional regulator — MSTTSTATVTLDELGTIVEASPIPLYFQLIKLIEEKIRANKWLPGQSLPSEQAFCDHFGLSRTVVRQAFADLEHRGLLKKRNGKKTTISHPEYRGALMQSLRGFHEEAERGGQNPRTKVLELKSIPADADVARKLGVAEGAKVILLTRVRYLGDVPEVFVKTYLNYEHCVSLLSEDFSDKSLYRVLDQKLGLVIAKGVRTIRAIALNTREAALLKVKPKSPALLLSSVGFLADGTALEYFVAKHRGDHTEFEVQLIR; from the coding sequence ATGAGTACAACTTCCACAGCTACGGTAACTTTGGACGAACTTGGAACAATAGTAGAAGCGAGCCCGATTCCGCTTTATTTTCAGCTCATCAAGCTTATTGAAGAGAAGATCCGTGCCAACAAATGGCTTCCAGGTCAAAGCCTGCCTAGTGAACAGGCATTCTGTGACCACTTTGGCCTGAGCAGGACCGTAGTACGCCAGGCGTTCGCAGATCTAGAGCATCGTGGCCTTCTCAAAAAACGAAACGGCAAGAAGACGACGATCTCACATCCAGAGTACCGTGGAGCGCTCATGCAGAGCCTCAGAGGCTTTCATGAAGAAGCGGAACGTGGAGGGCAGAATCCTCGAACCAAGGTACTCGAGTTGAAGTCCATCCCAGCTGATGCAGACGTTGCCAGAAAACTAGGCGTTGCCGAGGGTGCAAAGGTGATTCTGCTTACCCGCGTGCGCTATCTCGGAGACGTGCCCGAAGTCTTCGTTAAGACTTATTTAAATTATGAGCACTGTGTCTCTCTCTTGTCGGAGGATTTCTCCGATAAGTCCCTCTACCGCGTGCTGGACCAGAAGCTCGGGTTGGTAATAGCGAAAGGCGTGCGCACTATTCGCGCCATCGCACTGAATACGAGAGAAGCAGCATTGCTGAAAGTGAAACCGAAGAGCCCCGCGCTATTGCTGTCCAGCGTAGGTTTCCTGGCCGATGGAACCGCACTCGAGTATTTCGTTGCGAAACATCGTGGAGATCACACAGAGTTCGAAGTTCAGTTGATTCGTTGA
- a CDS encoding SGNH/GDSL hydrolase family protein codes for MRKVWSATLMALVLNSGMPTAHAAPKTHWIGTWATAQELAPTVPDVPNVPPTVKRPNFRGSHGNARPVPPTDIRDKTIRMTARVGVGGHKIRIELSNAFGKKPVILGSVHIARKGEGSAIVVGTDRSLTFSGHREIKIPPGVVATSDPVDLSLPDSSNVAVSIYVRDSEGIPTTHALGLHTSYLAEGNETASAEMPPSSTTTTSYMWLSGIDVLAPIDRFTIVALGDSITDGFKTTVDANHAWPTLLQNRLLTTAGSPRASVLNEGISGNEVLQDGAGVSALARFDRDVLSRPGVRWVVLLEGINDINIHGQIEGEEALKAEDLIAGYQQLIARAHMHNIKVMGATLTPEEGVWLAGPIGEATRQSVNDWIRTPGNFDAIVDFDKALRTPGQPAKLRLELDPGDHIHPNDDGNELMARQFVLVDFKQ; via the coding sequence ATGAGGAAGGTCTGGAGCGCCACATTGATGGCGCTCGTATTGAACAGCGGAATGCCGACGGCGCATGCCGCACCGAAGACCCATTGGATTGGGACATGGGCGACAGCGCAGGAACTTGCACCCACCGTTCCCGACGTGCCGAATGTCCCGCCAACAGTTAAGCGGCCGAATTTTCGAGGAAGTCATGGGAATGCGCGGCCCGTCCCCCCAACGGATATACGCGACAAGACAATTCGTATGACGGCGAGGGTCGGTGTCGGCGGTCATAAGATCCGCATCGAACTTTCGAATGCATTTGGCAAGAAACCTGTCATTCTTGGCTCCGTGCATATCGCCAGGAAGGGGGAAGGTTCAGCTATAGTCGTTGGCACAGATCGCAGCCTTACTTTCTCGGGTCATCGGGAGATCAAGATTCCTCCTGGAGTCGTCGCAACCAGTGACCCCGTTGACCTGTCGTTGCCAGATTCGTCGAATGTAGCGGTTTCGATTTACGTCAGAGACTCCGAGGGCATCCCGACGACGCATGCCCTCGGACTTCACACGAGCTATCTCGCCGAAGGCAACGAAACGGCCAGCGCTGAGATGCCCCCTTCGTCCACGACGACGACATCCTATATGTGGCTTTCGGGTATTGACGTGCTCGCCCCGATTGATCGATTTACGATCGTCGCTCTGGGTGATTCGATTACAGATGGATTCAAAACCACGGTGGACGCAAACCATGCATGGCCGACTTTGTTGCAGAACCGCCTGCTTACGACGGCAGGTTCGCCCAGAGCAAGCGTATTGAATGAGGGAATCTCCGGGAATGAGGTACTGCAAGATGGCGCCGGGGTAAGCGCACTGGCTCGTTTTGACAGAGATGTACTGAGTCGGCCCGGCGTGAGGTGGGTTGTTCTGCTGGAAGGCATTAACGATATCAACATTCATGGACAGATTGAGGGCGAGGAAGCTTTGAAGGCGGAGGATTTGATTGCCGGATATCAACAATTGATTGCGCGGGCTCATATGCACAACATCAAAGTGATGGGGGCTACGCTCACTCCGGAGGAAGGAGTGTGGCTCGCCGGCCCAATTGGTGAAGCAACCAGGCAATCTGTCAACGATTGGATTCGCACCCCGGGTAATTTCGATGCAATCGTTGATTTCGATAAAGCTCTGCGTACTCCGGGGCAGCCAGCGAAGCTCCGTTTAGAACTTGATCCTGGAGATCATATACATCCGAACGATGACGGAAATGAGCTGATGGCTCGGCAGTTCGTGCTTGTGGACTTCAAGCAGTAG
- a CDS encoding aldehyde dehydrogenase family protein gives MQMLIDGKFVDSLSARTMQICNPATGELVDTVPQANEADVERALEAGLRGREMMRRMPAHRRSDILRKAADIIAARHEELSQLLCRENGKTIRQCRSEMTATQRLFLDFSEEAKRMRGQTIPMDAVAGLEHMIAYTIRHPMGLVVGIVPFNYPAELFAHKIPGALAAGNAVIVKLPEQCPLTVLRLGQILIEAGLPLGGIQMLTGYPRELGNRLITHPEVAMVSFTGGVTAAKAIAKLAADSIKRTAFELGGVDAMIVLEDANIDAAAAAVVDGRLTNGAGQICCAVKRILVDEKIMSPFLEALVNKTKAIKMGDPLSDETDLGPLITPQAAERVDQEVQKSIAMGAKCLVGGNRVGDNYYEPTVLLEVDNSMPCLLDEVFGPVAPIVSFKAIGEAIRIVNESPYGLQASVFSENIHNALTVAHRMEVGGVVVNGPGSFRPGNVPFGGYKQSGIGRESITDTVREMSHETAIVLNQQTNPGFEAEEA, from the coding sequence ATGCAAATGCTGATCGATGGAAAATTCGTTGATTCTCTTAGCGCACGTACGATGCAGATCTGTAACCCTGCAACAGGTGAGCTGGTCGATACTGTTCCCCAAGCCAACGAGGCCGATGTGGAGCGCGCTCTTGAAGCTGGCCTGCGTGGCCGCGAGATGATGCGCAGGATGCCTGCGCACCGCAGAAGTGACATTCTGCGCAAGGCTGCCGATATAATTGCCGCGCGTCATGAGGAGCTCAGCCAGCTCCTCTGCCGCGAAAATGGTAAGACGATCAGGCAGTGCCGGAGCGAGATGACGGCAACGCAGCGCCTCTTCCTCGATTTCTCCGAAGAGGCCAAGCGGATGCGTGGACAGACAATCCCCATGGATGCTGTCGCCGGACTCGAGCATATGATCGCCTATACCATTCGCCATCCCATGGGTCTGGTTGTGGGCATCGTACCCTTCAACTACCCGGCCGAACTGTTCGCTCACAAGATTCCTGGCGCGTTGGCGGCCGGCAACGCGGTGATCGTGAAACTCCCGGAACAGTGCCCACTCACAGTATTGCGCCTTGGTCAGATTCTGATTGAAGCGGGTCTGCCTCTTGGAGGAATACAGATGTTGACGGGCTATCCTCGTGAACTTGGCAACCGCCTGATCACGCATCCCGAGGTTGCCATGGTCAGCTTCACCGGCGGCGTCACGGCTGCTAAAGCGATCGCAAAGCTTGCCGCGGATTCAATTAAGCGTACCGCTTTCGAGCTCGGCGGTGTGGATGCGATGATCGTGCTTGAAGACGCCAATATTGACGCAGCCGCAGCCGCAGTTGTGGATGGACGGCTTACCAATGGAGCCGGGCAAATCTGCTGCGCGGTTAAACGCATCCTGGTAGACGAAAAGATCATGTCTCCCTTCCTTGAGGCCCTGGTCAATAAGACTAAAGCGATCAAGATGGGAGATCCTCTTTCGGATGAGACCGATCTCGGACCTCTTATCACTCCGCAGGCGGCGGAGCGTGTAGATCAGGAAGTCCAGAAGTCCATCGCGATGGGAGCCAAATGCCTGGTCGGTGGAAATCGCGTCGGCGACAATTACTACGAGCCCACGGTCCTGCTCGAGGTGGACAACTCCATGCCTTGCCTGCTCGATGAGGTCTTTGGCCCGGTCGCACCGATTGTTTCTTTCAAGGCGATCGGCGAAGCAATCAGGATAGTCAACGAATCGCCGTACGGGCTACAGGCAAGTGTCTTTTCAGAAAATATTCATAATGCGCTCACAGTTGCGCACCGGATGGAAGTAGGTGGAGTGGTAGTAAATGGGCCGGGTTCTTTCCGGCCTGGCAATGTTCCCTTTGGCGGCTATAAGCAGAGCGGCATCGGCAGGGAAAGCATCACCGACACCGTTCGCGAGATGAGTCATGAAACTGCAATCGTGCTGAATCAGCAGACTAACCCGGGCTTTGAGGCAGAGGAGGCGTAG
- a CDS encoding sugar phosphate isomerase/epimerase translates to MITRRKFTASALAAVALAKYGTSARAEDAVKPINSTIDGVLMGVQSASFTFSGMGIKEIIATMRAVGLSTIDTMSEHVENFLGAPVPLPGAGRPGPWVPRPPRPKGSHPMFPAPDPAKREALRQWRLNVGLEKFEEVGKMFTDAGLQFFSYNLSFDKYFTDEEIEKGFLMTKALGTKIITASSPVDIFPRLKPFAEKHDVIVALHNHTIGPQEFAQAMELSNKFWVNLDVGHFFASGYDPVAYLKEHHTRITNIHIKDRISHGGESVPFGDGETPLIAVFQLLKKEKWSFPACIEYVGPAGPAIELASCLQYCKDAIKRP, encoded by the coding sequence ATGATTACCCGTAGAAAATTTACTGCTTCAGCGCTTGCAGCTGTAGCTCTTGCGAAATACGGTACCTCTGCCAGGGCGGAGGATGCCGTGAAGCCAATCAATTCAACGATTGATGGTGTGCTGATGGGAGTTCAGTCAGCAAGCTTCACCTTTAGCGGCATGGGCATCAAGGAAATTATTGCCACCATGCGAGCTGTCGGTCTCTCCACGATCGATACGATGTCTGAGCACGTGGAAAACTTCCTTGGAGCACCGGTTCCGTTGCCCGGAGCCGGCCGGCCCGGCCCGTGGGTCCCGCGTCCTCCCCGCCCCAAGGGGAGCCATCCAATGTTTCCGGCCCCCGACCCTGCCAAGCGTGAAGCTTTACGGCAGTGGCGCCTGAATGTCGGTCTCGAAAAATTCGAGGAGGTCGGCAAGATGTTTACCGATGCTGGTCTACAGTTTTTCTCCTACAATCTCAGCTTCGATAAATATTTCACGGATGAAGAGATCGAAAAGGGTTTTTTGATGACTAAAGCCCTGGGCACAAAGATTATTACGGCCTCTTCGCCGGTGGATATTTTTCCGCGCCTCAAGCCTTTCGCGGAGAAGCATGATGTCATCGTTGCGTTACACAACCACACCATCGGCCCTCAAGAGTTTGCGCAGGCGATGGAGCTCTCCAACAAGTTCTGGGTAAACCTCGACGTGGGCCATTTCTTTGCCAGCGGGTACGATCCGGTTGCCTATCTCAAAGAGCACCATACCCGCATCACGAACATCCACATCAAAGACCGGATAAGTCACGGTGGAGAATCGGTTCCGTTTGGCGATGGCGAGACCCCGCTCATTGCGGTCTTCCAACTGCTCAAGAAGGAGAAATGGAGTTTTCCTGCCTGCATTGAGTACGTCGGCCCCGCCGGTCCTGCCATTGAGCTTGCGAGCTGTCTGCAGTACTGCAAGGACGCGATCAAGCGCCCATAA
- a CDS encoding sugar MFS transporter, which yields MLASLLGTIVPSLGTILSLSNTQVGYLALSQGLGLAATSVVAGAFMDAKGKKAGIIIGLLASLIGLAILSHPASLGLSILAMVILGCGGSLVIVGSNAIASDVPDNRRAATINFLNIFAGLGGFATPFVAGNLLGADAVKSAYCGIVISALALAVAVFTPMPEKKQDHASGDEEKGNIFRSGLLYVLASIIFLYTACEFGIWNWFPKFLISTGIPTAKALNILSFGFASGLLIGRMVASKLLTKASPYYVTLTCCVLMGVITFGMLKAPSLAGGAPLVFLAGFVMAPIFPTTIAIVGRLFKKQAATAIGFAITCGFSGLVVSSPVIGWLSGTDAEGVGRGLLLLPAMSMIVVLILILFRSRLTAAHS from the coding sequence ATGCTGGCTTCTTTGCTGGGGACCATTGTTCCTAGTCTGGGTACAATCCTCTCACTCTCGAACACGCAGGTTGGATATCTGGCGTTATCGCAGGGGCTCGGGCTTGCTGCGACTTCAGTTGTGGCCGGAGCATTCATGGATGCTAAAGGCAAAAAGGCAGGCATCATCATTGGTCTGCTTGCCAGTCTGATCGGACTCGCTATTTTGTCGCACCCTGCGAGCCTGGGGCTTAGCATCCTGGCTATGGTGATTCTGGGATGCGGGGGAAGCCTTGTGATTGTAGGTTCAAATGCAATTGCGAGTGATGTTCCGGACAATCGGCGTGCCGCAACCATCAACTTTCTGAATATTTTTGCGGGACTTGGCGGTTTCGCTACCCCTTTCGTCGCCGGCAATCTCCTGGGTGCTGATGCCGTTAAGAGCGCCTACTGCGGTATCGTTATTTCCGCGCTCGCACTTGCAGTGGCTGTCTTTACCCCGATGCCGGAAAAAAAGCAGGATCATGCATCCGGGGATGAGGAGAAGGGAAATATCTTCCGCTCCGGCCTCCTTTATGTGCTGGCCTCCATTATTTTTCTTTATACCGCCTGTGAGTTTGGTATCTGGAACTGGTTTCCGAAGTTCCTTATCTCCACAGGGATTCCAACTGCGAAGGCCCTAAATATATTGTCCTTTGGCTTCGCCTCCGGCCTCCTCATAGGCCGCATGGTTGCAAGCAAACTCCTCACCAAGGCGTCGCCGTATTACGTTACTCTAACCTGCTGCGTTCTCATGGGCGTTATCACGTTCGGCATGCTAAAGGCTCCATCTCTTGCCGGTGGCGCTCCGCTGGTCTTTCTGGCCGGATTTGTCATGGCTCCCATCTTCCCAACGACCATTGCCATCGTCGGACGTTTATTCAAGAAGCAGGCGGCCACCGCGATCGGTTTTGCCATTACCTGCGGCTTCAGCGGACTTGTAGTCAGTTCTCCCGTGATCGGCTGGCTCTCTGGCACGGATGCCGAGGGAGTGGGACGAGGGTTGCTTCTGCTACCGGCCATGTCGATGATTGTTGTCCTTATTCTGATCCTCTTTCGCAGCCGCCTGACGGCTGCGCATTCCTAA
- a CDS encoding c-type cytochrome: MNRYGRKSNPMVVTGVVFFTTFTGFLVLKDIWAQQAPSAPPVRRNPYARKAVDPALAEQGKNLFSVRCAFCHGSDARGGESGPNLLRSEIVLNDQDGEKIGPVVLHGRPQQGMPAFDMSAEQIKQIAGFLHSLPVSGNERGRNGHIVIPVGDAAAGKKDFDQKCASCHSVTGDLKGIGSRIKDPRALQQSWMMPGMRGGDPAVKAPEKKVTVETAEGKVSGELLRMDDFIVRLKTDDGEIRSFSRNGDLPKVVVTDPLKGHLDLLSTYTDKSIHDITAYMVSIK; the protein is encoded by the coding sequence GTGAACAGGTACGGACGAAAGTCAAACCCGATGGTGGTCACCGGAGTAGTTTTCTTTACAACTTTCACCGGTTTTCTTGTGCTGAAGGACATCTGGGCGCAGCAAGCGCCCAGCGCTCCTCCGGTGCGCCGGAATCCTTACGCCAGAAAAGCAGTTGATCCCGCCCTGGCGGAGCAGGGCAAGAATCTGTTCAGCGTCCGCTGTGCCTTCTGCCACGGATCCGACGCACGCGGAGGTGAGAGTGGTCCGAATCTTCTTAGATCTGAGATTGTTCTCAATGACCAGGATGGAGAGAAGATCGGCCCAGTCGTCCTTCACGGACGTCCACAGCAGGGAATGCCTGCTTTTGATATGTCTGCCGAGCAGATCAAACAGATTGCGGGTTTCCTGCATAGCCTTCCGGTCAGCGGAAATGAACGTGGCCGAAATGGCCACATTGTGATTCCTGTTGGTGATGCTGCAGCCGGAAAAAAAGACTTCGATCAGAAGTGTGCCTCCTGTCATTCAGTCACTGGCGATCTGAAGGGGATCGGCTCCAGAATCAAGGATCCGCGGGCTCTACAACAATCGTGGATGATGCCGGGCATGCGAGGCGGTGATCCCGCTGTCAAAGCTCCGGAGAAGAAGGTCACGGTTGAAACTGCCGAAGGGAAGGTGAGCGGAGAACTTCTCCGCATGGATGATTTCATCGTGCGTCTCAAGACCGACGATGGAGAAATTCGCAGCTTTTCCCGCAATGGCGATCTGCCTAAGGTGGTCGTGACAGATCCTCTGAAGGGACACCTCGATCTGCTGTCTACCTACACCGATAAGTCGATTCACGACATCACTGCATACATGGTATCGATCAAATGA
- a CDS encoding AGE family epimerase/isomerase: MITRREFSRLTLGGISLLSGYGWAEATKGSAKSAANSATVAVAAKHIDRAWVKKAMINDLLDYWLEASVMPNGFIQENLDRQWKPYGTQREASLNGQGRQLYCMVAGYEYSKDKRYLDAVTKCADFLINMRDPKFGGYFNRTTPDLKVIDDTKTGYTSFTIFPLAHAARVTGKKEYADAAMQSWHEVSTKMRDGQFFYNSMKRDFSGPAPMTIGNPSGAPRAGGRSSGFMARRHGLNVHMFEALLALYDTTKSKEVWNEIQTEMGAFEKMYDYKLGYLPEGYDENWKAPEPKTFNVGHLFEWGTLFSRAVELGADKKFIELGARSIDLGLKVGFDKPTGGTWMIANADGSGPARDYMIWWTQCETMKATARYATLHGRSDLWPTFHQATDFVKGNFMDHEYGGWFEGVIPGKPREALGERAYIKGAVDGPEWGTYHQTTMFTELLHLTT; this comes from the coding sequence ATGATCACGAGAAGGGAATTCAGCAGGTTGACTTTGGGGGGAATCTCTCTCCTGTCTGGGTATGGTTGGGCAGAGGCCACTAAAGGCTCTGCGAAAAGCGCTGCAAACTCTGCAACGGTCGCAGTCGCGGCAAAGCACATCGATCGTGCGTGGGTAAAAAAAGCGATGATCAACGACCTGCTGGATTATTGGCTCGAAGCATCCGTGATGCCGAACGGCTTCATTCAAGAGAACCTCGATCGTCAGTGGAAACCTTATGGCACCCAGCGGGAAGCCAGCCTTAACGGGCAAGGGCGGCAGCTCTACTGCATGGTCGCCGGTTATGAATACTCGAAGGACAAGCGGTATCTGGATGCAGTCACCAAATGTGCGGATTTCCTGATTAATATGCGCGACCCGAAATTCGGCGGATACTTCAATCGCACCACCCCTGACTTGAAGGTCATCGACGATACCAAGACTGGTTACACCAGCTTCACCATCTTTCCGCTCGCGCATGCGGCCCGCGTTACCGGCAAGAAGGAATATGCCGATGCAGCGATGCAGTCCTGGCATGAGGTCAGCACGAAGATGCGTGATGGTCAATTCTTCTACAACAGCATGAAGCGCGACTTCAGCGGGCCCGCTCCGATGACGATTGGGAATCCTTCCGGAGCGCCGCGTGCGGGGGGCCGATCTAGCGGATTCATGGCTCGTCGCCACGGCTTGAACGTACACATGTTCGAGGCCCTGCTGGCCCTCTATGACACGACCAAATCGAAGGAGGTCTGGAACGAGATCCAGACAGAGATGGGTGCTTTCGAAAAGATGTACGACTACAAGCTTGGCTATCTGCCTGAGGGCTACGACGAAAACTGGAAAGCTCCGGAGCCTAAGACCTTCAATGTCGGCCATCTCTTCGAGTGGGGTACGCTCTTCAGCCGTGCGGTCGAATTGGGTGCAGATAAGAAGTTTATTGAACTCGGTGCCCGCAGCATCGATCTGGGACTTAAGGTGGGCTTCGACAAACCTACCGGCGGTACATGGATGATCGCCAACGCTGATGGCAGCGGTCCTGCCCGCGACTACATGATCTGGTGGACGCAGTGCGAGACCATGAAGGCCACTGCACGGTACGCCACTCTGCATGGGCGCAGCGATCTATGGCCGACCTTCCATCAAGCCACCGACTTCGTGAAGGGGAATTTCATGGATCACGAATATGGCGGCTGGTTTGAAGGTGTCATCCCCGGAAAACCGCGTGAGGCTCTCGGAGAGCGGGCTTATATCAAAGGCGCTGTAGACGGACCGGAATGGGGAACCTACCACCAGACGACGATGTTTACGGAACTTCTGCACCTCACCACATAG
- a CDS encoding acido-empty-quinoprotein group A produces the protein MLTPDKLLGRLNDSWPTYSGDYTGQRYSQLDQISAANVKNLSLAWTSRITSGLPSAGGRMSFFGGPAPIPTIVAGEGDGSLNESGATSRSSRIVSSAIIWDGKIYVSTPDNAWAMDARDGNILWHFVWKTRGGTHTGNRGMALYKDTLFLETPDDYLVAISAKDGSEKWHKVIAPFNEQYFSTGAPILIGNHVLVGTGNDLDAPQALTSFDPDTGEVQWKWYATPQTKDDPALKTWANLRAARYGGGPMWIPGSYDPDTYLYIIGTGNPTPAYTSQSRGEGDNLYTCSLVALNVDTGKLVWYYQTSPHDTHDWDSTQTPVLVDGDFNGKQRKLVLQATRNGYFYVLDRTTGEHLLTSKFSPTANWATGLDEKGRPIRNPKKDFDIAGSLVSPVNAGATNWMPPSFNPQTGLFYVTSEDAYSMYYLTETDPRGAMGLGGKDELGVGLIGNYLTAMDYKTGKIAWRHKYPEAGGWGGTNVGHALLNTAGGLLFTGDPQGNLVAYDPANGNPLWHAHIGDVSGPVQTFLLDGKQYIVVGATDTLYAFRLN, from the coding sequence ATGCTAACTCCGGATAAGCTGCTTGGCCGCTTAAACGATTCCTGGCCCACGTACTCAGGTGACTACACCGGGCAAAGATACAGCCAGCTCGACCAGATCAGTGCCGCTAATGTGAAGAATCTTTCGCTTGCCTGGACCTCCCGCATTACCTCGGGCTTGCCATCGGCCGGTGGCCGGATGAGCTTCTTTGGTGGACCGGCCCCAATTCCGACCATCGTTGCCGGTGAAGGCGATGGCAGTCTGAACGAGAGCGGAGCGACCTCACGCTCCAGCCGTATCGTCTCCTCCGCGATCATATGGGACGGAAAAATTTACGTTTCGACACCTGACAATGCCTGGGCCATGGACGCACGTGATGGCAACATCCTTTGGCATTTCGTCTGGAAGACACGTGGCGGTACGCACACCGGTAATCGTGGCATGGCGCTTTATAAGGACACTCTCTTTCTCGAAACGCCAGACGATTATCTGGTTGCCATCAGCGCTAAAGACGGCAGCGAAAAGTGGCACAAAGTTATCGCTCCGTTCAATGAACAGTATTTTTCCACTGGGGCTCCTATCCTGATCGGCAATCATGTGCTGGTCGGCACGGGAAATGATTTGGATGCTCCCCAGGCACTCACCTCCTTTGATCCGGACACCGGTGAAGTACAGTGGAAGTGGTATGCCACGCCGCAGACCAAGGACGATCCTGCTCTGAAGACCTGGGCTAACCTTCGCGCAGCCCGGTACGGAGGTGGTCCCATGTGGATTCCCGGCTCCTATGACCCTGACACGTATCTATATATCATCGGTACGGGAAATCCGACTCCGGCCTACACGTCACAGAGTCGCGGCGAGGGCGACAACCTCTATACCTGTTCTTTGGTAGCTCTCAACGTCGACACCGGCAAACTCGTCTGGTATTACCAGACGTCGCCTCACGACACGCACGACTGGGATTCCACGCAGACACCTGTTCTGGTCGACGGTGATTTCAACGGCAAGCAGCGCAAGCTGGTTCTGCAAGCCACACGAAATGGTTACTTCTACGTACTGGACCGCACCACTGGCGAGCACCTGCTCACAAGCAAGTTCTCGCCCACGGCCAACTGGGCGACCGGCCTTGATGAAAAAGGCCGCCCCATCCGCAATCCGAAGAAGGATTTCGACATCGCCGGCTCTTTGGTGTCGCCGGTCAATGCGGGAGCTACAAACTGGATGCCACCATCCTTTAATCCTCAGACGGGCCTCTTCTATGTCACCAGTGAAGATGCTTACTCTATGTACTACCTTACTGAGACGGATCCTCGCGGAGCTATGGGGCTTGGCGGTAAGGACGAACTAGGTGTTGGCCTCATCGGCAACTACCTTACGGCGATGGACTACAAGACTGGTAAGATCGCGTGGCGCCATAAATATCCGGAAGCAGGTGGATGGGGGGGGACCAATGTTGGGCATGCGCTGCTAAACACCGCTGGGGGCCTCCTCTTCACGGGCGATCCTCAAGGGAATCTTGTAGCTTACGATCCTGCCAACGGAAACCCGCTCTGGCATGCACACATTGGCGACGTCTCCGGTCCCGTCCAGACCTTTCTGCTGGATGGTAAGCAGTACATCGTAGTCGGGGCGACTGACACCTTATATGCGTTCCGGCTCAACTAG